The following proteins are co-located in the Plasmodium brasilianum strain Bolivian I chromosome 11, whole genome shotgun sequence genome:
- a CDS encoding hypothetical protein (conserved Plasmodium protein), which yields MKKIKLNITREEDNLQSNIYYVCERNILISQLNLTINFDENNVEDEEIIDEYHTITSTKDKTKISHNEEKKKQKYINIKISYSDELNNLYINNVINNIYDYIFENKVNNFIINKNHSWFIFINIYIYEYTPYIYEHICNVINVHLSLLLIPFCFYDFEYKWYRCIENYEELLKLLTSNNDVKQVENKLFKYDMHEATELGIPPKEGAKGKTIKGNVIQDDGLIGDRMNCEKASSNILILDKYEQNKNIIINQIENSNFDLFVQTRDNMSRGLFKRLLINFIPILIAINVNDEFVYVIKFIDYRDFFLNTQNKNDIMYNHIAVKYDFSNFMKCTLYDEMNKYMNDDDKKFELHENYYMLYNANNTTIDENDILMNSKPIIQHYYNFILNYCVNYFTSNFMQ from the coding sequence atgaaaaaaataaaattgaacaTAACAAGAGAAGAAGATAATTTACAGAGTAACATTTATTATGTGTGTGAGAGGAACATTCTTATATCACAGCTAAATTTGACTATTAattttgatgaaaataatgtgGAAGATGAAGAAATAATTGATGAGTATCATACAATAACTAGTACAAAGGATAAGACAAAAATTTCGCataatgaggaaaaaaaaaagcagaaatatattaatataaaaatatcgtATAGTgatgaattaaataatttatatattaacaatgtaataaataatatatatgactatatttttgaaaataaagtaaataattttataataaataaaaaccaTAGCtggtttatatttataaatatatatatatatgagtataccccatatatatatgaacatatatgtaatgtaATAAATGTTCACCTATCTCTTTTGTTAATTCCATTTTGTTTCTATGATTTTGAGTACAAGTGGTACAGATGTATtgaaaattatgaagaattattaaaattattaacaagcAATAATGATGTAAAACAGGTTGAAAACAAACTTTTCAAATATGATATGCATGAAGCAACCGAATTGGGTATTCCCCCAAAAGAAGGCGCTAAGGGAAAGACCATAAAGGGAAACGTGATACAGGATGACGGGCTAATAGGAGATAGGATGAATTGTGAAAAAGCATCATccaatatattaatattagataaatatgaacaaaataaaaatataatcattaACCAAATAGAAAATAGTAATTTTGACTTATTTGTACAAACTAGAGATAATATGTCAAGGGGATTATTCAAAAGActgttaataaattttattccaATCTTAATAGCAATAAACGTTAATGATGAGtttgtatatgtaattaaatttattgatTATAGagatttctttttaaatacacaaaacaaaaatgatatCATGTATAATCATATTGCTGTAAAATATGATTTCtctaattttatgaaatgtACATTATATGATGAGatgaacaaatatatgaatgaTGATGACAAGAAATTTGAACTacatgaaaattattatatgctaTATAATGCTAACAATACAACAATTGACGAAAACGACATTCTGATGAACTCAAAGCCTATTATTCAACATTACTATAACTTTATCTTAAATTACTGTGTAAATTATTTCACATCTAATTTTATGCaataa
- a CDS encoding putative oxidoreductase translates to MEVKNKEKSFLYIILNDPSLKRFIIFLFISGVIWFLPFYKVLTYTVLKNYSSHSSANNKIYDYGTNIIIIATYYIILRKKKVGGSINAAGMNRMMLKGKCVMVTGGYRGIGLAAVIEFLKLGCEIILACRSLQHMEVVRADLLSKFPDAKIICVQLDLGSYKSIENCANYIMSKIPKIDIIVNNAGFLNHKREYINGLESTFFINYYGHFYLIKLLYKRILLDDTLVVNLSSIAHCMLKESDVNYDFIYEKNYSGNVSSNLLYRREYNFSKLCMLYFSQQLQTRFEKEKTKACSVSINPGLVKTDLFRYEQNWFRAIPKNVIFTKSPLQGSQTILYVCLQDRDELAKGCYYSDCKVDYIRAYAKDLRKSEDLWNLSEEILLNKTKF, encoded by the exons atggaagTAAAAAACAAGGAAAAATCATTCCTTTACATTATTCTTAATGATCCATCTTTGAAaagatttattatttttcttttcatttcaGGAGTTATATG GTTTTTGCCATTTTACAAAGTGCTTACTTATAccgttttaaaaaattatagcaGCCATTCGTCTgctaataacaaaatatatgattatggcacaaatattatcattatagctacatattacattattCTACGCAAAAAAAAGGTTGGAGGTAGTATCAATGCTGCTGGAATGAACAGAATGATGTTAAAAGGAAAGTGTGTTATGGTAACAG gAGGTTATAGAGGTATAGGACTAGCGGCAGTTATCGAATTTTTAAAACTGGGTTGTGAAATAATCTTAGCTTGTAGATCATTACAACATATGGAAGTTGTTCGTGCAGACTTATTGTCAAAATTTCCTGA tgcaaaaataatttgtgtACAGCTGGACTTAGGAAGTTATAAAAGCATAGAAAATTGTGCGAATTATATAATGAGCAAAATTCCCAAAATAGATATAATAGTTAACAATGCCg gattTCTGAACCATAAGCGTGAGTATATTAATGGCTTGGAATCTACATTCTTTATTAACTACTATGGGcacttttatttaattaaattactGTACAAACGAATATTATTGGATGATACGTTGGTCGTAAATTTAAGCAGCATAGCGCATTGTATGTTAAAGGAATCG GATGTGAACTACGATTTTATTTACGAAAAGAATTATTCAGGAAACGTCAGttcaaatttattatataggaGGGAATACAACTTTTCGAAGTTGTGTatgctttatttttcacAACAATTGCAGACTAG ATTTgagaaggaaaaaacaaaagcgTGTTCAGTGTCCATCAACCCAGGGTTAGTCAAAACAGATCTTTTCCGATATGAACAAAACTGGTTTCGAGCAATACccaaaaatgtaatttttacCAAATCGCCTTTGCAAGGTTCCCAAACAATTTT GTATGTGTGCTTACAAGATCGAGATGAATTGGCCAAGGGATGTTACTATTCGGATTGCAAAGTAGACTACATAAGAGCCTACGCAAAGGACTTGCGAAAGTCAGAG GATTTGTGGAACCTATCTGAGGAAATACTactaaataaaacaaaattttga
- a CDS encoding hypothetical protein (conserved Plasmodium protein), with product MNSKAIEILNLIEEKSFKKSEKLITVGLKSKKNEKLYLLLKCLLHSYVNEIKECKEGLAFIDPDDYDENIFYILGNIYANLNEESKFIGLYEQKLKKAEIAKNGKTSNNTKNVKITNTVCSTTASSKSINDSGHVSSNNSTIVSSGNEKFAHRQKLDVERVLKNLFDYCINGSFFNKGSNLSLKLFKITNDSKYILYNSFLLYMNNSNNNSRIYNLCLNFIKNYKYFNYNKVMENFSFFLIFFFLNIKMRNYEECIKINEYAKTNNFFLNPLQYYVYKFYIFFIFNKLEEAIPILIFLIKKLPENYDYYILYMDITIYLLNKRSNVIMEEKVGESEVEDVFKYYKNDLMYLEFFQKCFMNTCMQRLKAVPGNISTFWNCIFRGDEYSKDFFKEIMNYVLSLHEGNNSNGICNGHASSSDSYTSNDHAPSNDHVPRNGHTPSNSYTPSNKHAPSNSHAPSNSHTPSNSHAPSNSHTPSNSHAPSNSHTPSNSHTPGNCHESPLENVIQKVELTVGVYKKNVMKIHSEQDVKMYMYTLFLILLKEGKHYNIFYSIKHHLSILRDDMIAVLIVFLKIILKILYTFIRSEMTRFELSISEGKNEMISKNREKNILEQYKQIYNFEKLLYILYKKDVYDSFDRIFSLYIKITNNPHLKLKDDNVVILLVEMALYIDKCKVFKTEKNCYSDYGTHIYTIINNNHQQLNIGNCSSVDEYVGIIDSYDDLNGKDSHTDDNRTIVLFSHNYKSFENINEEKNSVKCEKDVLLFSRSYYIIALSLLKYSYDYKIRLNEKENEEKKVKPLLNSEYINVLVLTIYLNSVIGTFSNTSSLVEKLNIKNIQLITYSPILYIHMFSYSYYKYEDNLLKLILNYYNVQQSNLKSSISKCFQNYSFFKINEIVNSYFLNTTSIVFYFIKLLFIFKKQILAGKGLFYVHLFSSLKNNYIMHNEYSTKFPFLKDMINSISNNPVKNKNAKVDISKKMSNSTQQKNNNCTIEVIEIDKCITDKDITNAKREYNSRSNELLNTSENSTLNDNSNCCIITNDFMHLLKRLNEEDIIYEDCSCSFKNLYSKLLLDKYHFLTIDNQTVLIKYNIPSFHYTFYKSYDTFFYNHIVYESLIQLADLKFLKDIKILNCSEANSVNLLRDIKTIYPMIILSNFYNLKGSTYLTSHYEHLRNCRNMNDVLLLSRTDIHDTKNDQHRSENNHTILFEKVKEHVNYNHDDKEINFFTSNNTYVTFDKDNYSYRNKYIFNSYNKNNSIFNDSSVTSPFDICLTELFNYPVQTIYLNSIILNTIIYIFHKSFYFYSLEDVKKKKAINKAKCAFFYLIYIVNYYGLTQCTSGISTRTECHCDRAKVKGSSLQRVNDKSDKDGIKDSSYDANELTGEEILLHSEDAGRGKDVQNGYADLYKTEYFCNLFKTFEILQAAYHNDMYNTGSILYFKCLLLNINMYIKILTDSTGIEECISEIQIVYTTIWSYLLINLNNFKQLLINDKTYQIINLSCVFKQYNYLVQNITIFTLIIQSIYYQGKKKVSNENNALMKNLINRIIFLLTDLNKNLYSFSEVLNKYNPITISHVLKNFELQSISEIVSSYKLHIWNLHDLLNNKIVVIKAYS from the coding sequence ATGAATTCAAAGGCGattgaaattttaaatttaattgaaGAAAAGTCGTTCAAAAAAAGTGAGAAGCTGATTACTGTAGGGTTGAAGAgcaagaaaaatgaaaaattatacctGCTTTTAAAATGTTTGCTTCATTCGTATGTCAATGAAATAAAGGAGTGTAAAGAAGGGTTGGCTTTTATAGATCCAGATGATTATGAtgagaatatattttacattttaggTAATATTTACGCAAATCTAAATGAGGAAAGTAAGTTCATTGGTTTGTATGAGCAAAAGTTGAAGAAGGCGGAAATCGctaaaaatggtaaaacatcaaataatacaaaaaatgttaaaattacTAACACTGTTTGTTCTACTACTGCTAGCAGCAAGAGCATTAATGACAGTGGTCATGTtagcagtaataatagtaccaTTGTCAGTAGTGGCAATGAAAAGTTTGCGCATAGACAGAAATTAGATGTAGAACGGGTTCTGAAAAATCTATTTGATTACTGTATCAATGGcagtttttttaataaaggcAGTAATCTATCattgaaattatttaaaataacaaatgattcgaaatatatactatataacagttttttactatatatgaATAACTCGAATAATAATTCTcgaatatataatttatgcctgaattttataaaaaactacaaatattttaattataacaaggtaatggaaaatttttctttttttctgattttcttctttttaaatataaaaatgagaaattatgaagaatgtattaaaataaatgaatatgcaaaaacgaataattttttccttaaccCATTGCAATATTATGTctacaaattttatatattttttatttttaataagttAGAAGAAGCTATAcctatattaatttttttgataaaaaaattaccgGAAAATTACGACTactacattttatatatggataTTACCATTTATTTGTTGAATAAGCGTTCTAATGTCATAATGGAGGAGAAAGTGGGAGAATCCGAAGTGGAAGACGTATTCAAGTACTACAAAAACGACTTAATGTATTTAGAGTTCTTTCAAAAGTGTTTTATGAACACGTGTATGCAACGCTTGAAAGCGGTTCCTGGGAATATAAGCACATTCTGGAATTGTATTTTTCGGGGGGATGAGTATTCAAAGGACTTTTTCAAAGAAATTATGAATTATGTACTCTCGCTACACGAAGGGAACAACAGTAATGGCATATGTAATGGCCATGCTTCTAGCAGTGACAGTTATACTAGTAATGACCATGCTCCTAGTAATGACCATGTTCCTAGGAATGGTCATACTCCTAGTAATAGCTATACCCCTAGTAATAAACATGCTCCGAGTAATAGCCATGCTCCGAGTAATAGCCATACTCCGAGTAATAGCCATGCTCCGAGTAATAGCCATACTCCGAGTAATAGCCATGCTCCGAGTAATAGCCATACTCCGAGTAATAGCCATACTCCAGGCAATTGCCATGAGTCTCCCCTTGAAAACGTAATACAGAAAGTTGAGTTAACCGTGGGGGTGTACAAAAAGAACGTAATGAAAATACACAGCGAACAGGATGTAAagatgtatatgtatacactttttttaattttattaaaagaaggTAAACATTACAACATATTCTATTCTATTAAGCATCACTTGAGCATTTTAAGAGACGACATGATAGCTGTTCTGATagtatttctaaaaataattttaaaaatattgtatacatttattagaAGCGAAATGACACGTTTCGAATTATCCATTAGTGAAGGAAAGAATGAAATGATAAgcaaaaatagagaaaagaatattttagaaCAATACAAACAGATAtacaattttgaaaaattactatacatattatacaaaaaagatGTTTACGACTCATTTGAtagaattttttctttatatataaaaattacgaATAATCCACATTTAAAGTTAAAAGATGATAACGTAGTTATCCTTTTGGTTGAAATGGCCTTATACATAGACAAATGTAAAGTTTTCAAAACTGAGAAAAATTGCTACTCTGATTAtggtacacacatatatactataataaataataatcatcAACAGTTAAATATTGGAAACTGCAGCAGTGTTGATGAGTATGTAGGAATCATTGATAGTTATGACGACTTAAATGGTAAAGATAGTCATACTGATGATAACAGAACAATCGttcttttttctcataaTTATAAGTcgtttgaaaatataaatgaagaaaagaaCTCAGTTAAGTGTGAAAAAGATGTATTGTTGTTTAGTAGATCCTACTATATAATCGCATTgagtttattaaaatattcttatgaTTACAAAATTCGgctaaatgaaaaagaaaatgaagaaaaaaaagtaaaacctCTTTTAAATagtgaatatataaatgtactaGTTTTAACGATATACCTGAATAGTGTTATTGGAACTTTTAGTAATACTTCTTCCTTagttgaaaaattaaatattaaaaatatacaactCATAACATACTCCCCaattttatacattcatatgtttagttattcttattataaatatgaagataatttattaaaattaattctgaattattataatgttcAACAAAGTAATTTGAAAAGTTCTATTTCAAAatgttttcaaaattattctttttttaaaattaacgAAATTGTAAATTCgtactttttaaatacaacaagtattgttttttacttcattaagctattatttatttttaagaagcAGATCTTAGCAGGGAAAGGGCTTTTTTATGTCCACTTATTTAGTAgcttgaaaaataattatattatgcatAACGAATATTCAACAAAATTTCCATTTCTAAAGGATATGATTAACAGTATAAGTAACAACCCggttaagaataaaaatgctAAGGTAGATATATCGAAAAAGATGTCTAATTCTACTCAACAAAAGAACAACAACTGTACTATAGAGGTAATAGAAATTGACAAATGTATCACAGACAAGGATATCACAAATGCTAAGAGAGAATATAATAGTCGTTCCAACGAATTATTAAACACGTCTGAAAACTCTACTTTGAATGATAACTCAAATTGTTGTATTATAACAAACGATTTTATGCATTTACTAAAAAGGCTGAATGAAGaggatataatatatgaagatTGTTCTTGTTCTTTTAAAAACCTTTACTCAAAACTGTTACTAGATaagtatcattttttaactaTAGACAACCAGACtgtgttaataaaatataacataccATCTTTTCATTACACTTTTTACAAATCGTatgatacttttttttacaatcaTATAGTGTACGAATCGTTAATTCAGTTAGCTGATTTGAAATTcttaaaagatataaaaattctGAACTGTTCAGAAGCAAATAGTGTTAACTTACTTAGAGacataaaaacaatataccCTATGATAATACtatcaaatttttataatttgaaaGGTAGTACTTACTTAACTAGTCATTATGAACATCTACGAAATTGTAGAAATATGAATGATGTATTATTACTCAGTAGAACTGATATCCATGATACTAAAAATGATCAACATCGCAGTGAAAATAATCATACCATCCTTTTTGAAAAAGTAAAGGAACATGTAAATTATAACCATGATGACaaagaaattaatttttttactagCAATAATACCTATGTAACTTTTGATAAGGATAATTATAGTTATAgaaataagtatatttttaattcgtataataaaaacaattcgATATTTAATGATAGCTCAGTAACATCCCCTTTTGATATTTGTTTAACGGAGCTGTTTAACTATCCCGTTCAAacgatatatttaaattctataattttaaatactattatttacatttttcacaaatcgttttatttttattctcttgaagatgttaaaaaaaagaaagcaaTTAACAAAGCTAAATGCGCCTTTTTCTACCTCATATATATTGTCAATTATTATGGCCTAACCCAGTGCACTAGTGGTATTTCTACCCGGACCGAATGTCATTGTGACCGCGCAAAAGTAAAAGGCTCATCCTTGCAAAGAGTAAATGACAAAAGTGATAAAGATGGAATTAAGGATAGCAGTTACGATGCGAACGAACTAACGGGGGAAGAAATACTCCTGCATAGTGAAGACGCAGGAAGGGGAAAAGACGTACAAAATGGATACGCCGATTTGTATAAAACGGAGTATTTCTGCAACctatttaaaacatttgaAATATTGCAAGCAGCGTATCATAACGACATGTACAATACAGGCTCCatactatattttaaatgtttacttttaaatataaatatgtacataaaaatattaaccgATAGTACTGGAATTGAAGAATGCATTAGTGAAATTCAGATTGTTTATACAACTATATGGTCATATTTACTTATCaatttaaacaattttaaGCAACTTTTGATTAATGATAAAACATATCAAATAATAAACTTGTCATGCGTATTTAAACAGTACAACTATCTTGTACAGaacattactatttttactttaataatACAGTCTATTTATTACCAAGGCAAGAAGAAAGTGtctaatgaaaataatgctttaatgaaaaatttaataaatagaataatttttttacttactGATCTGAACAAAAATTTGTATTCCTTTTCAGAGGTCCTAAACAAGTACAATCCTATAACAATTTCtcatgtattaaaaaattttgaactTCAGTCGATAAGCGAAATTGTGTCTTCTTATAAACTACATATTTGGAATTTGCACGATTTACTGAACAATAAAATTGTCGTCATAAAAGCGTACTCATAA
- a CDS encoding hypothetical protein (conserved Plasmodium protein), translating to MHTFISQINKNNFQGTINKFKSNNDDMKNKKKDLESAIKEKINNNGNGQINGNGDGQINGSGDGQINGSGDGQINGSGDGQINGSGDGQINGSGDGQINGSGDGQINGNGNIQINNNGDGQINGNGNIQINNNGDGQINNNADGQINGNRNGRTNEQIYLSNEIKKKNSCKTHSERKKHHNSKHKFSKNYFKCRSESFSKNEKSIIHTIFQSEKMVLKDEAILSNKHDINMSNMDNSEDTYKSESYEKFFEIDNEAKHELSEHVRRLVGCRSESNQYVRDAEKRSETDKYSDLSNKKRKKKKRSIRKKKLKKSKITDHDEYDEDQNFNKLKTFYKGAHDVTTHYITKMFNKKISFEKNMVEYDNILSKHGEDLIKKFDIFEEEESLCSSEIGNDFVDNICEYFTYLMFLTLKT from the exons atgcatacatttatttcacaaatcaataaaaataattttcagggaacaataaataaatttaaaagtaataacgacgatatgaaaaataaaaaaaaagatttagaAAGCGcaataaaagagaaaataaacaaCAATGGAAATGGACAAATAAACGGCAATGGAGATGGACAAATAAACGGCAGTGGAGATGGACAAATAAACGGCAGTGGAGATGGACAAATAAACGGCAGTGGAGATGGACAAATAAACGGCAGTGGAGATGGACAAATAAACGGCAGTGGAGATGGACAAATAAACGGCAGTGGAGATGGACAAATAAATGGCAATGggaatatacaaataaataacaatggAGATGGACAAATAAATGGCAATGggaatatacaaataaataacaatggAGATGgacaaataaataacaatgcAGATGGACAAATAAACGGCAATAGAAATGGACGAACGAACgaacaaatttatttaagcaatgaaataaaaaaaaaaaattcctgtAAGACACATTctgaaagaaaaaagcaCCACAACAGTAAACACAAATTCTCAAAAAATTACTTTAAATGTAGGTCAGAATCGTTTtcgaaaaatgaaaaaagtattatacatacaatcTTCCAAAGTGAAAAAATGGTGTTAAAAGATGAAGCTATATTATCAAATAAAcatgatataaatatgtcAAATATGGATAATTCAGAAGACACGTATAAATCTGAATCCTACGAGAAATTTTTCGAAATAGATAATGAAGCAAAACATGAATTGTCAGAACATGTTAGAAGATTAGTAGGCTGTAGAAGTGAATCAAATCAATATGTTAGAGATGCTGAAAAACGTTCTGAAACTGACAAATACAGTGATTTGtccaataaaaaaagaaaaaaaaaaaaaaggtcaataagaaaaaaaaaattaaaaaaaagtaaaataactGACCATGATGAGTATGATGAAgatcaaaattttaataaattgaaaacattttataaagGAGCGCATGATGTTACTACTcattatataacaaaaatgttCAACAAGAAAATAtcctttgaaaaaaatatggtgGAATATGATAACATATTGTCTAAACATGGTGAAGAtctcattaaaaaatttgacaTCTTCGAGGAAGAGGAATCTCTTTGCTCCTCCGAGATAG GGAATGATTTTGTGGATAACATATGTGAGTACTTTACCTACCTTATGTTCTTAACCTTAAAAACGTGA
- a CDS encoding hypothetical protein (conserved Plasmodium protein) yields the protein MQNAWDKINKDMQNIHLVILTEDDNIYFNKGFNPIEVSLNSEEKEKEKTVKVKNILYEETVNNINVFNSFINSEKVHLLIYAYKINYYTSEKKKLFLLDFIYMSKYIFLILTKFLNINLIDKREFTSMNKHKYKEDQINYVENNYNCNNNNAGQNEKQKIKENDRGNYTINVEEKGSAMIITRETNNIYVEHEEAQYYVHLNDKENPLGTDLRNNENLKNSVIYHIKKMIRMKILYIRKIVTFTEGENGKDSCTQNIHTEENKLRNSSKLSDDNMQEDFSIKNETKIYFKNIINTIKEENNVKINLLNDKIRYLQGGIDKNNELIINYKKLTVDVEKYQSEIKDKNKIIEEMTRSNNTLQYYMNSLQLKLVDRNKFNED from the exons ATGCAAAATGCATgggataaaattaataaggaTATGCAGAACATTCACCTTGTTATATTGACTGAggatgataatatatattttaataaggGCTTCAACCCAATAGAGG TATCATTAAATAgtgaagaaaaggaaaaagaaaaaacagtaaaagtaaaaaatattttatatgaagaaactgttaataatataaatgtatttaatagTTTCATAAACAGTGAAAAAGTTCATTTACTAATTTATGCgtacaaaattaattattatacatcagaaaaaaaaaaacttttccTGTTAGATTTTATTTACATGagtaaatacatttttctcattttaaccaaatttttgaatataaatcTAATCGATAAAAGGGAGTTTACTTCTATGAATAAA CACAAATATAAAGAGGaccaaataaattatgtggaaaataattataattgtaataataataatgctggtcaaaatgaaaagcaaaaaataaaggagaaCGACAGGGGAAATTACACCATCAATGTAGAGGAAAAAGGTTCGGCTATGATTATTACAAGAGaaactaataatatttatgtagaACATGAAGAAGCGCAGTATTATGTTCATCTTAATGATAAAGAAAATCCTTTGGGAACCGATTTAaggaataatgaaaatttgaaaaatagtgttatatatcatataaaaaaaatgatcagAATGAAGATATTATACATAAGAAAAATAGTCac TTTTACAGAGGGCGAAAATGGTAAAGATAGTTGTACgcaaaatatacatacagaagaaaataaactAAGAAACAGTAGCAAGCTTAGTGATGATAAT ATGCAAGAGgatttttcaataaaaaatgagaccaaaatatatttcaaaaatatcataaatacaataaaagaagaaaacaatgttaaaataaatttgctGAACGACAAAATAAGATATTTACAGGGAGgaatagataaaaataatgaacttataataaattataaaaagctAACAGTGGATGTAGAAAAATACCAAAGTGAAATTAaggacaaaaataaaataattgaagaAATGACTCGTTCCAATAACACTTTGCAATATTATATGAACTCACTCCAGTTAAAATTAGTAGATAGGAACAAATTTAACGAAGATTAA